Proteins from a single region of Gossypium arboreum isolate Shixiya-1 chromosome 1, ASM2569848v2, whole genome shotgun sequence:
- the LOC108483390 gene encoding disease resistance protein SUMM2-like has product MGNIFSISLSLDTIITRCWDSAFLCKLEKNLPALKTEVEDLKATRRDLMSRVRVAEDEKQLKRLPQVDLWLQRADRVITDADKLIVQSPQHVEKLCMGGCCSRHPRSTHKFGKQIATILQEVKGLKEKGDFSDVACKPPIPSANKRPSDPTVGLESYVNQVWSCLQKEQVGIIGIYGLGGVGKTTLLNQINNKFHDTTHDYHVIWAVASQDRPIERVQDEIAKRIGLSNEGWKSIEEKAADIFNVLRKKKFALLLDDIWEWFDLTRAGVPLPTQGNGSKVIFTTRRRDVCCQMQPNMDNNIRVECLPPGEAFKLFEEKVGSETLQMHPDICKLAEAVVEECAGLPLALITIGRAMASKKTPHEWKYAIEVLRQSTASVFPGVGKEMFPKLKFSYDCLADEKVKSCFLYCSLYPEDKSIEKDELIHCWIGEGLLDEHTNLSSARNRGHFIIGSLIDACLLEKQGNHRIKMHDVIRDMALWIAGESEKFFVKSGVQLKEQPKAKKWEEVIRMSVMDNLIENLTDILACPNLQTLFLGRNRLKVIINDFFNFMPMLRVLDLSHNMNLKELPVGIGKLVSLEHLNLSFTHIRKLPIELKALKNLKYLNLERTRRLRIIPQLISSFSKLQVLKMEGCCYQCSLVLEEMEHLNYLNVLTITFTSTSELEKALGFNKFISCAIEHVSLQGFRDSRSLNILALANLQPLYSLELSGYMVIEDVKIESNIIEGVGCFHSLRSIYLFDCNQLRDASWIIFAPHLERLFIRDCQGLEEIISEEKLSEIAELKGNSNLFSKLEFLHLNNLPKMKTIYRHALLFPQLKRITILNCPMLKKFPLNSNSAKGRRLVIEGDEGWWKDVEWEDESTQIAFFPSFKHR; this is encoded by the coding sequence ATGGGTAATATCTTCTCAATCTCACTTTCACTCGATACCATCATTACCCGTTGTTGGGATTCTGCTTTTCTATGCAAACTTGAAAAAAACCTCCCTGCTTTAAAAACTGAAGTGGAAGATTTGAAGGCGACCAGGAGGGATCTGATGAGCAGGGTCAGGGTCGCTGAAGATGAGAAGCAACTTAAGCGGCTACCCCAAGTTGATCTTTGGCTTCAGAGGGCTGATCGTGTGATAACCGATGCTGATAAACTGATTGTCCAAAGTCCTCAGCATGTTGAAAAGTTATGTATGGGAGGTTGTTGTTCCAGGCATCCCAGGTCCACCCACAAGTTCGGGAAGCAAATCGCCACAATACTCCAAGAGGTGAAAGGCCTGAAGGAGAAAGGAGATTTCAGTGACGTGGCCTGCAAGCCTCCAATTCCCTCCGCAAATAAACGACCTTCTGATCCAACTGTGGGTTTAGAGTCGTATGTCAATCAGGTTTGGAGCTGTCTTCAAAAGGAACAAGTGGGAATTATTGGCATATATGGCTTAGGAGGGGTTGGCAAGACAACCCTCCTAAACCAAATCAATAACAAATTCCATGATACTACCCATGATTACCATGTAATTTGGGCAGTTGCATCGCAAGATCGGCCAATTGAGAGAGTCCAGGATGAGATTGCCAAAAGAATAGGCCTCTCTAATGAAGGTTGGAAATCTATTGAAGAGAAAGCCGCAGACATCTTCAACGTCTTACGTAAAAAGAAGTTTGCATTGTTGTTGGATGATATATGGGAATGGTTTGATCTCACAAGAGCTGGGGTACCTCTTCCAACACAAGGAAATGGCTCTAAAGTCATTTTCACAACTCGTCGTCGTGATGTGTGCTGTCAAATGCAACCGAACATGGATAATAATATCAGAGTGGAATGTTTACCACCAGGAGAAGCTTTCAAACTGTTCGAGGAGAAGGTTGGATCAGAGACCCTTCAAATGCATCCAGATATTTGCAAGTTAGCTGAAGCGGTGGTTGAAGAGTGTGCAGGACTACCTCTCGCTCTCATTACAATTGGGCGGGCCATGGCATCCAAGAAGACTCCTCACGAATGGAAATATGCTATTGAAGTTTTAAGGCAATCAACAGCTTCTGTGTTCCCAGGGGTAGGGAAAGAGATGTTTCCCAAGTTAAAATTCAGTTATGACTGTTTAGCTGATGAAAAAGTGAAATCTTGTTTCCTGTATTGTTCTTTATATCCAGAGGATAAATCCATCGAAAAAGATGAACTAATACATTGTTGGATCGGGGAAGGACTTTTGGACGAGCATACCAATTTGAGCAGTGCCAGAAACCGGGGACATTTCATTATAGGTTCTCTTATTGACGCATGCTTATTGGAGAAACAAGGTAATCATCGTATAAAGATGCACGATGTGATTCGCGACATGGCTTTGTGGATTGCTGGTGAATCTGAGAAGTTTTTTGTCAAATCAGGTGTTCAGTTAAAGGAACAACCAAAAGCTAAAAAGTGGGAAGAGGTAATAAGAATGTCGGTGATGGATAATCTAATTGAAAATCTAACTGACATATTGGCATGCCCCAATCTCCAAACTTTATTTCTTGGGAGGAATCGTTTGAAGGTGATCATCAATGATTTCTTTAATTTCATGCCGATGCTTAGGGTTCTAGACTTGTCCCACAATATGAATTTGAAAGAATTGCCAGTTGGAATCGGAAAGTTGGTTTCACTAGAACATCTCAATCTGTCATTTACACACATAAGAAAGCTGCCAATCGAATTGAAGGCCTTAAAAAAtctgaaatatttgaatttggagCGGACAAGGAGGCTGAGAATAATCCCACAATTGATATCCAGTTTCTCTAAGTTGCAAGTACTGAAAATGGAGGGGTGTTGCTATCAATGTTCACTGGTTTTGGAGGAAATGGAGCATTTAAACTATTTGAATGTGTTGACCATTACTTTTACAAGCACTTCGGAGTTAGAAAAGGCTTTGGGGTTCAACAAGTTCATTAGCTGTGCCATTGAACATGTAAGCCTTCAAGGTTTTAGAGATTCAAGGTCATTGAATATTTTGGCTTTAGCAAATTTGCAGCCTTTATATAGCTTAGAACTTTCGGGTTATATGGTTATTGAAGATGTGAAGATCGAAAGTAACATAATTGAAGGTGTAGGATGCTTCCATAGCCTTCGATCTATATACCTATTCGACTGCAATCAATTGAGGGATGCGAGTTGGATAATTTTTGCTCCACATTTGGAACGACTATTTATACGTGATTGCCAAGGTTTAGAAGAAATAATCAGTGAGGAAAAACTTAGTGAAATCGCCGAGCTAAAGGGAAATTCAAACTTGTTTTCTAAGCTAGAGTTTTTGCATCTAAATAATCTGCCCAAAATGAAGACAATATACAGACATGCTCTACTTTTTCCGCAGCTGAAGAGAATCACAATTTTAAATTGCCCAATGCTGAAGAAGTTCCCACTAAACTCGAATAGTGCAAAAGGACGAAGGCTCGTCATTGAAGGAGATGAGGGATGGTGGAAAGATGTAGAATGGGAGGATGAATCTACTCAAATTGCTTTTTTCCCCTCTTTCAAACATCGGTAA